TCCGGATCCCTCAGATGCTCCTTGTTGAACCGGATGACCTCCCATCCCAGGTCCCGCAGCGCATGGAACTGGTCGAAGTCCACTTCCGTCTGAGCACCCTCCGTGTGATGGCCTCCGTCGTAGTACAGTGCGATCTTCAGCTCGGGGCACCCCAGGTCAGGCAGGGTCCGCGATGTCCACCCGGTAGCTGCGTCCGGAAGAAGATCCACCCGGACCTGTGATGTCCACCGGTACGGATCCGGCAGCAGGTCCCGGACGATCAGCCGCATCGTGGTCTCCATCGGCGACTGCGCCCCGTCATCCGCCATCGCCAGCAGCCGTTCCAGGGTCGTCCGGTCCACCAGTCCCGCCGCCGCCGGACGGATCTCGTCACGCGAGACCCACGTGCACTGTGCGACAGCGTCGATGAGCTGCACCGCCATGACATCTGTCCTGGTCACACCGCGTATATCGTGGACCCACCAGCCGTAGCGTCCGGTCAGGACGGTCCAGAGACACTGCGCGAGAGCCACCGACGGGATGACCACCCGCATCTCCGGAAACTGTGGGCACGGTGTGCAGGTCTCCAGACCGTCGGGCAGCGGGCGGATGACCGGACGCAGCGGTGTGCGGACCGCCGACGACGTCCGGAGCCGACCCGAGTGTGTCGTTCCCCGGAGCAGGTGGACCGGTGCGGAATCGGCCCAGTCCTGCTTCAGCCTGTGCACCGCCAAGGCCGGCCATCCGGCGATCACGGCGTCCGGCCGGATGAGATGGTTCGCCCACGCCCTTGTCACGATGTCAGCGCCGAATCCGCCGAACGCCGACGGATCATGGTCCTTCCTGATCCCGGGGACGACGACTCCCGGCGCCACCGGAATGTACCGGGTCCGCAGCTCCCAGTCCGTCACGGTGCCGGACGCCGCCAGTTCTGCGCGGGTCACCGGCACTGTGCCCGGCATGGTCCGCCGGGTGTACGCCGGTCCCCTGCCGGTCGCGCGTCTGCTGATCCCCATGATGGGTCCCCCGTTACCTTGATCCAGTCCCCGTACCCTCGGGGACAGGTCACTGGCCTCGGTATGGCTTACTCGCCCTGTTGTTCGACATGATCCGGGGGGTGTTGCCACCGGGGAACCAGGACGCACGCCGACGGCTAATAGGGACGCGGCTCACGGCCACAGTTCCGTGAAGTCTCTTCGTAACGTGGGTGCCCGCGACGAGTGTCTGACCACCAGTGATCTTCCACCACAACCACACCGACCTCCCCAGGATCAAGGAGGGAAAACACCATGGAAGACACCACCGGCTACGACGTCTACCTCGGACTCGACGTCGGCAAGACCGCCCACCACGGCTGCGCCCTACTCGCCGACGGCACCAGGCTCTACGGCAAAGGCCTGCCGCAGGACGAAGCCCACCTCACCGCCCTGTTCAACGAGCTCAAAGAGCACGGCCGTGTGCTGCTGATCGTCGACCAGCCCAACACCATCGGCGCCCTCCCGGTCGCCGTGGCCCGTGCCACCGGGTGCGGTGTCGCCTATCTGCCAGGCCTGGCGATGCGCAAGGCAGCCGACCTGTACCCCGGTCAGGCCAAGACCGATCCCCGCGACGCGTTCATCATCGCCGACACCGCCCGCACCATGCCGCATACTCTGCGGGTCGTCGACCGCAACGACGAGGTCCTGTCAGCACTCAAGATGCTGTCCGGCCTGGACGACGACATCGCCCGCGACTGCACTCGCACCATCAACCGGCTGCGCAGCATCCTGGTGCAGATCTACCCGTCACTGGAGCGCGTGTTCGCCGGCGAAGTCCTGCAACGTGCATTCGTACTGGACCTGCTGATCCACTACGGCGGCCCCACCAAGCTGAAGAAGTCGGGTAAGGCCCGGGTTCTGGCCTGGGCACGAAATCACGCTAAGAAGGACCCGGAAGCCCTGGTCGACGACATCTTCCAGGCCCTCGGAGCCCAGACCGTCACCGTACCCGGCACCGGGGCCGCCGAAATCGCGATACCGATGCTGGCCACCAACATCAAGTCGTTGAAGGCTCAACGTGAGTCCATCGCAGGGCAGGTCGAGGAGATGCTGGACGACTTCCCTCTTGCCGAGGTCTTGATGTCGATGCCGGGAGTCGGCATCAAGACCGCCGCAAACATCCTCCTGGCCGTCGGCGACTGTTCCGACTTCCCCGATGCCGCCCACCTGGCTGCTTACGCCGGGATCGCCCCGGTGACGAGACGCTCCGGCACGTCAATCAGGGGTGAGTTCCCGGCCAGGTCAGGTAACAAGAGGCTCAAGAATGCCCTGTTCCGATCTGCGTGGGTCGCATCGAACTGCCATGAGGCGTCCAGGGCGTACTACGCGAAGAAACGGGCCGAGGGTAAGCGGCACAATGCGGCGGTGATGTGTCTGGCCCGGCGACGGTGCAACGTCATCTTCGCGATGCTGACCCGCGGTGAGTTCTTCCGTGAGCTGCCGGCCCGCACCCCGCAGGAGGTCCCGGCTGCCTAGATAGCTGAGCTGAACCACGCCGACCCCACGTCAGGCGTTCCACCGTCACGACGGGTGGAACGTCCACGTCAGCATGTTCGACAACCCTCGCCCCAGGAGGGCTACACGGGTCAGAGAAAAGACGGTTGCAGGGGTTGACAATCTACATAGGGACACCCCCCTGTTGTCTCCGGGACGCCCCGGACCCGGTACTGCGCTGATCGTTTGTCGGCGGAAGTACACCACTGGCGTGGCGATCTGTCCAGTGTCCGTCCGGAATCGTGGCAAAGCTGTGGATAAGTTGTCCACAGTGCGCAGGTCGGAGCATTGTCGCCGTCGTCGTCACGGGTTGACCGCGCCGGGGTGGATCCCGTCGGCGAAACCACCGTGGGACGGTCAACCGGCGCGGGCTCAGCACGTCTGGCAGACCGGACACCACCAGATGACGCGCTCCAGCTCCCCCGCGTCCCCGTCGGCGTCCACCCCTCCGAGGAACCCCTTCATGATCGGTGAGCCGCAGCGTCGGCAGGCCTTCTCCGCGCGGCCGAAGACGTAGTTTCCCATGCCCGGACGCCGGTCCCCCGTGAACAGCCGCCGCGGTTCCAGCCGGTTCTCCCACATCACCCGGCGCGACAGGTCCAGCAGGTGCGCCGCGGTCGCCGTGGCGTCCGCGCCCGATCCGACCGGACGCCGCGGGTCGACCCCGCCGAGGAAGCACACCTCCGCGCGGTACTCGTTACCGATCCCGGCGACATTGCGCTGGTCGAGCAGGGCGGCGCCGATACTTCGTTCCGGTCGCGCCAGGATGCGGCGCAGCGCTTCATCACGGCCGAACGCGGCGTCCAGGAAGTCGGGGGCGAGGATGTCGGGGCCGAGATGGGCGACCACCCCGCCGTAGTCCGGCCGGTCGAAGAGCCGCACGAACCCGAGACTGTGCCCGACGACCTCGATCTCCGGGCCGCCGGGATGCTGCGGGGCGAACCGGAGGACGACCCGTGCGGTGTGGCCGGGACGCCGCCACCGGGTGCCGGCGACATGGATCGACCACACGCCCTCCATCTTCAGGTGGGTGTGCAGGACGCGCCCGCCGATGTCCATGAACAGGTGCTTCCCGTAGGGCCAGACGGCGGTGACGGTCCGCCCCACGAGATTCTCGGTGGCGAAACGGGGGACGCGGATGTCGGAGCGGGTGAGGGTGCGGCCGGCCATCCACTGCATACGGTTCGACAGCTGCAGGACAGAATCGCCCTCGGGCACGGGTGGCTCCTCTCTGACATCCGTCGGCTCAGTCATCCGTCGGTTCATCCGGTGACCATGTCACCGGGGAGACTACTCCACGCAGCCGCCACCGGCGACGACTGCGGGTTATAGGCTTGACGTGGAGGAACGGTCCGGCGCATACAGCGCCGGAATGGCAGGGAAAGGCGGAGGCGATGCCGAAGATCAGCGCGGACACCCTCGAGGAGCACCGGTCGAAGGTGATGAAGGACCTGCTCGACGGCACGGAGCGGATCCTGCTCAGCCACGGCTCCCGCCGTCTCACCACCGCCGCGGTCGCCGCCGAGGCAGGCATCGCCCGCAACAGCATCTACCGCTACGTCCGCTCCATCGACGATCTCGTGGAGATGGTGCTCACCCGCGGATTCGAGGAATGGACCGCGCAGGTCCAGGCTGCCGCGGACGCCGCCCCGGACGCCCGGTCCGCGGTCATCGCCTATGTGCGCAGCAACCTGACGCAGGCGTTCTCCGGCCAGCACGAGCTCCAGCAGGCGCTGCCCGCCTCAGAGCTGACCCCTTCGGCGCGGGAACGGATCGGCATGATGCACCGGGGGATAGCGGCTGTCCTCCGCAACTCGGTCGCCGGACTGGACTCCCCCAACCCCGACCTCGTGGCGTCCGCCGTGGGTGCCCTCGTCGACCGTGCGGTGACGTCGTCGGACTCCGTGGACTCCCCGGAGGACGCCGCGCGCATCACCGCCTTCACCTGCGCAGCTGCCGCGGCAGTGGTGGACGCGGACCTGACCGGCGCCACCGCCGTCACCGACTCCTCCACCCCCGTCAGCGCTGCCCCCGACACCCCGGTCGACCCCGCCTGAGAATGGCGTACTCCGACCCGAGGGGCTACTGTGCCACACATAGCGACAGGGTGTCGCAAAAGTGAGGTGTCAATGTTCATCGCCCTACGGGAACTGCGCTCAGCCTGGGGCCGGTTCACCATGATCGGGGTCGTCGTCGCCCTCGTCGCGGCGCTGGTGGGAATGGTCTCCGGCTTCACCATCGGCCTCGGCAACGACACGGTCTCCGCCCTGAGATCCTTCAACGTACATTCCGTGGCCTTCGCCACCGGAACCTCCGACTTCAACCGGAGCACCGTGTCCGGACACGACGTGGACGCCTGGACCTCCCGTGACGACGTGACCGCCGAACCCCTCGGAGTCTCCATGGTCCGCGGTGAAGTCACCGACAGCGACAGCACCACCGTGGACATGGCCACCTTCGGCACGGACCCCTCCGGTGCCCTGACCCCGGACATCACCGACGGCGCTCCCGCCACCCGACCCGGCGAGATCGTCGTGTCCTCGAAGCTGCTCGACGAGGGACTGTCCGTCGGTGACGAGATCACGGTCGACAACACCGACCTCACGGTACGGGTGGTGGGCGTGACCGGTGTGAGCTCCTACGGTCATGTCCCCGCCGCCTACACGTCCCTCGACACGTGGCGTCAGCTGCGCTACGGCACCGTCGACCTCGACGCCCGGCAACAGGGCACTGCCTCCGCGGTGGTCATCACCGAGGGTGATGCCCCGGACACCCTCGGCGGCACGGAGGTCCTCGACAGTTCCGCAATGCTCGAGGCGGCCCCCGGCTATGCCGGTGAGAAACTGACGATGAACTCCATCCTCGCCTTCCTCTACGTCATCGCCCCGCTGATCGTCGCCGCCTTCTTCGCCGTCTGGATCCTGCAGCGTCAGAACGTCTACGCACTGCAGCGTGCCCTCGGTGTCTCCCGTCTCCGCCTGGTCGGGGCGACCCTGGCCCAGGCCGCGATCGTCGTCACCGCGTCCACCGTCGTCGGTTCGGCAGTCGCCTACGGTCTCGGCGTCCTCCTCGGAGACGCCGTGCCCTTCGATCTCACGGCGACGTCCCTCGTGGCCACCACCCTCGCCGTCACCGCCGCGTCCCTTGTCGGCGCCGCCGCTACCCTGCGCTGGGTGGTCGCCGCCGACCCCATGACCATGCTGGGAGAATCACGATGAGCACCGCAACACCCCTGACCCTGCGCGACATCACGGTGGAGTACCGCTCCGGCGGCGATCGTCTCACTGTCCTCGACCGGGTGAGCGCCACCTTCCCGCCCGGCGAGATGGCCGCTGTCGTCGGCCCGTCCGGCTCCGGCAAGTCCACCCTGCTCGGTGTCAGCGGACTGCTGCGGCAACCCACCTCCGGGACGGTCTCGCTCGGGGATGACGTCGTCTCCGACGCGCCGGTCCGTGAACGTGACAGGATCCGGCGCACCCGGCTGGGCTATGTCTTCCAGTCCGGCAACCTCTTCCCCGGACTGACCGTCACCGACCAGGTCGTCGCCATGGCGGTCATCGCCGGCGGGAAGGCCCGGCGCGCCCGACCGCTGGCTGAGGAGCTGCTCGCCGAGGTCGGCCTGGCCGATCAGCGGTCGCTGCGTCCTGACCAGCTCTCCGGTGGTCAGCGGCAACGCGTGGCCATCGCACGGGCACTGATCCACCGGCCGTCGGTGCTGCTCGTCGATGAGCCGACCGCCGCGGTGGACCGCAGCCGTGCCGGTCAGCTCGCCGACCTGCTGCACCGGGTCACCGCGGAATCAGGGTGCGTGACCGTGGTGGCCACGCACGACCCCGAGGTCGTCGCGGCCGCAGACCGGTCACTGGATCTCACCGAGCTGTAGGGGAACCGATCCGGTGGCCGGGGTTTCCGGATGCGCGGCCAGAGCCGGGTTGACCGTCTGACGGTGGTTCCCCCTCCCCCAGACCACCCCACGGCAGTCAACCTGGCGATGCTGTCGACGTCTCACCGCACCACGAGCCCCTTCGGGGTGAACCGGGCCCCCGCCTCGGTCCATGCCCGGCGGACCGCGGGCGGCAGGGACATGACGTCGGTGCCGTTGACCTTCTCCACGGCCACCGGGGACAGTCTGCCGTCCTGCACCAGGGACCGGAGCCGGCCGACCACCGCCGCGACATCCGCGGGGTCGGGGGTCCCCGGCTCCCCGGTCAGGTTCGGCCGGGAGAAAAGCTGGACCTGCCGCCCGCCCCGGGTCAGGTGTGCGAGCAGCACCCCGTCCCGGATGACGACGAGCGCCCCGGCGGCGCGGGTCGGTTGGGTCTGGCGGGTGGCGTGCCCCTGCTGATCCGGCCGATCCGGCTGCTCCGGGGAGCCGCCGTCCCCGGTCTCCGGCCACGGGACCGCCGCGCCGAACGGGTTCGCCGGGTCGGCGGCGGCGAGCACCACCGGGTCGCCCGCCTCCGCGGCGGGCGGTTCCTCCTCGAGCTGCCGCAACCGGTCGATGACCTCCCGGGACGCGAACTGTGCCCCGCCGAGTCCGTCGATGATGTAGCCGCGCAGCACGGTGCCGTTGTCCTCCCAGGCGGTGAGCATCCGGTACGCGGCGGCGAACCCGCCCTCGGTGTGCTCGGCCATCACCGACCCCCGGGTCACCACGGCGTACCGGTCGAGCCACGCTTCACCGCGGGCGATCGCCCGGTCGGTCACCGCCCCACCGGGTGCGGGGACCAGGGACCAGCGCCCGGGGACGCCGGCGTGGGCGTTCATCGCCGCCCGACGTGCCCGGACCTCCTCGGACTTCACCGTCTGGGCGAACGTGGTGCGCCCCATGCGCAGCCGCGCCGCGGACCCGCGGCCCCGGTTGCGCCGGGGTGCCTTGTGCGCCCCTTTCGCCGACGCCCCGGCACCGCCGCGGGACCCGACGGTGTCGGTGATGCCGGTGCCGGCCAGCCGAGCGCGGACGGCGGCGAAGGAATCCGGCATGAGGACGCCGGCGTCGAAGAGTTCCCGGACAGCGGCGTCCACCGCGTCATGGCTGACACCGGCTGCCGGGTCGGTACCGCCGGTACCGCCGGTGCCGCCACTGCCCTCCCCCAGCGCCCGGCCGATCTCGGCGGCGAGGAAGGCCCCGCCGCCGGCGACACGGTCGCGGACCAGCTGCGCGACCGGCCCCACCGCCGCACCGTCGACCTCCGGGCCCGTTCCGACGAGCAGCGGGGCGAGATCGGCGGGCAGCAGCATGACCAGCGGGTCGGTGGGCGAGACGGCGCCGGCGCCGACGACCACGACCTCCCCGGCGGCGATGAGGTCGTCGAGGTCGGCGGGCCGGTACGCCGGGATCCGGGCGGGCAGGACGACCGTCTCCCAGGCGCTCGCCGGCAGCGGGACCCCGGCCAGCTGCTCGATGACCGTGGTGAGGTCCTCGGGTTCCCCGTCGCCGAGGCCGTGCCAGGATTCCAGGAAGGCGGCGTAGGTCTGCCGGCTCACCGGTTCCAGGGAGCCCCTGGCCTTCGCCAGGGTGGCGGCGCGCAGTCGGCGCAGCACACCGGTGTCGACATACTGGGTGGGCCGGGCAGTGTCCGCCGTGTCCGCCGTGTCCGCCGTGTCCGCCGCGTCCGCCGTCTCAGCCAGGAATGTCC
This is a stretch of genomic DNA from Corynebacterium nuruki S6-4. It encodes these proteins:
- a CDS encoding DNA-formamidopyrimidine glycosylase family protein: MPEGDSVLQLSNRMQWMAGRTLTRSDIRVPRFATENLVGRTVTAVWPYGKHLFMDIGGRVLHTHLKMEGVWSIHVAGTRWRRPGHTARVVLRFAPQHPGGPEIEVVGHSLGFVRLFDRPDYGGVVAHLGPDILAPDFLDAAFGRDEALRRILARPERSIGAALLDQRNVAGIGNEYRAEVCFLGGVDPRRPVGSGADATATAAHLLDLSRRVMWENRLEPRRLFTGDRRPGMGNYVFGRAEKACRRCGSPIMKGFLGGVDADGDAGELERVIWWCPVCQTC
- a CDS encoding DUF559 domain-containing protein, translating into MGISRRATGRGPAYTRRTMPGTVPVTRAELAASGTVTDWELRTRYIPVAPGVVVPGIRKDHDPSAFGGFGADIVTRAWANHLIRPDAVIAGWPALAVHRLKQDWADSAPVHLLRGTTHSGRLRTSSAVRTPLRPVIRPLPDGLETCTPCPQFPEMRVVIPSVALAQCLWTVLTGRYGWWVHDIRGVTRTDVMAVQLIDAVAQCTWVSRDEIRPAAAGLVDRTTLERLLAMADDGAQSPMETTMRLIVRDLLPDPYRWTSQVRVDLLPDAATGWTSRTLPDLGCPELKIALYYDGGHHTEGAQTEVDFDQFHALRDLGWEVIRFNKEHLRDPEAMRARVARAIARAQARTARPGVRHPA
- a CDS encoding ABC transporter ATP-binding protein; this encodes MSTATPLTLRDITVEYRSGGDRLTVLDRVSATFPPGEMAAVVGPSGSGKSTLLGVSGLLRQPTSGTVSLGDDVVSDAPVRERDRIRRTRLGYVFQSGNLFPGLTVTDQVVAMAVIAGGKARRARPLAEELLAEVGLADQRSLRPDQLSGGQRQRVAIARALIHRPSVLLVDEPTAAVDRSRAGQLADLLHRVTAESGCVTVVATHDPEVVAAADRSLDLTEL
- a CDS encoding IS110 family transposase, giving the protein MEDTTGYDVYLGLDVGKTAHHGCALLADGTRLYGKGLPQDEAHLTALFNELKEHGRVLLIVDQPNTIGALPVAVARATGCGVAYLPGLAMRKAADLYPGQAKTDPRDAFIIADTARTMPHTLRVVDRNDEVLSALKMLSGLDDDIARDCTRTINRLRSILVQIYPSLERVFAGEVLQRAFVLDLLIHYGGPTKLKKSGKARVLAWARNHAKKDPEALVDDIFQALGAQTVTVPGTGAAEIAIPMLATNIKSLKAQRESIAGQVEEMLDDFPLAEVLMSMPGVGIKTAANILLAVGDCSDFPDAAHLAAYAGIAPVTRRSGTSIRGEFPARSGNKRLKNALFRSAWVASNCHEASRAYYAKKRAEGKRHNAAVMCLARRRCNVIFAMLTRGEFFRELPARTPQEVPAA
- a CDS encoding ABC transporter permease, producing MFIALRELRSAWGRFTMIGVVVALVAALVGMVSGFTIGLGNDTVSALRSFNVHSVAFATGTSDFNRSTVSGHDVDAWTSRDDVTAEPLGVSMVRGEVTDSDSTTVDMATFGTDPSGALTPDITDGAPATRPGEIVVSSKLLDEGLSVGDEITVDNTDLTVRVVGVTGVSSYGHVPAAYTSLDTWRQLRYGTVDLDARQQGTASAVVITEGDAPDTLGGTEVLDSSAMLEAAPGYAGEKLTMNSILAFLYVIAPLIVAAFFAVWILQRQNVYALQRALGVSRLRLVGATLAQAAIVVTASTVVGSAVAYGLGVLLGDAVPFDLTATSLVATTLAVTAASLVGAAATLRWVVAADPMTMLGESR
- a CDS encoding TetR/AcrR family transcriptional regulator gives rise to the protein MPKISADTLEEHRSKVMKDLLDGTERILLSHGSRRLTTAAVAAEAGIARNSIYRYVRSIDDLVEMVLTRGFEEWTAQVQAAADAAPDARSAVIAYVRSNLTQAFSGQHELQQALPASELTPSARERIGMMHRGIAAVLRNSVAGLDSPNPDLVASAVGALVDRAVTSSDSVDSPEDAARITAFTCAAAAAVVDADLTGATAVTDSSTPVSAAPDTPVDPA